The Urbifossiella limnaea nucleotide sequence ATGAGCAGCCCGCCGGCGACGAGCATGGTACACGCCCCGAGCAGGCCCAGCGCCACCGGCGCCCACGCGAACGAGCCGCGGGCCACGGCCGATAGCCCGATCGCCAGGCTGGAGCCGACCAGCAGAGCGATCGCCGAGTACAGGCAGATGACGGCCCCCTGCAGCCACTTGATGCGGGCCGACTGCTGGGCGATCTGGTCGGCGATGTGTGCCCGCCGGTCCTGGGCGTCCTCGTCGGCCGGGTTCCAGGGCGGCAGGCTCTCCGCTTGTTTGAGCAGGTCGCGGAC carries:
- a CDS encoding DUF2721 domain-containing protein, producing MPVLFEPATAADVLGGMITPAVLISACGTLTLSTSNRLGRIVDRVRDLLKQAESLPPWNPADEDAQDRRAHIADQIAQQSARIKWLQGAVICLYSAIALLVGSSLAIGLSAVARGSFAWAPVALGLLGACTMLVAGGLLIRDARLATRSTLAEMAYIHRMVARRTGEPLPAAHAEATSAQAGG